The following proteins are co-located in the Tiliqua scincoides isolate rTilSci1 chromosome 8, rTilSci1.hap2, whole genome shotgun sequence genome:
- the PIGW gene encoding phosphatidylinositol-glycan biosynthesis class W protein, producing MSHKLVKEDFVSNLNGTTLLELSVILPIPPLCLLSRGLLLTLYFLHHGTPLHSKSGRFLLDFTVLVIPSLLLCTIFAPVLPAIVLFMTVFCAGLIFKIYSRRTNYVKVPLEQILRDFLRTNLKPKYIPSISVFRAYMNVLTSINILAVDFPQYPRRYAKTETYGTGLMDFGVGAFVFGNAVVCPEVRLKPGAVQRNSFYLTKQFSSVWPLLLLGFGRLMSVKAIDYHEHTSEYGVHWNFFFTLASVRITASLLLTAFPVRKAWIVAVTLAVGYECFLSLTPLKMFIMHGSNGQGSRTGFLNANREGLFSIAGYLAIYMASVQVGLFLLRKRSSVREWFGVICSLLLTFFLLFICLNFCQTYVDTTSRRMGNLSFCLWIVAYCLLLFGAYLLADLALVFAKLLVDGATVPASWNIVPLSETNKKQDSETNDRKPIPQDLCLITAVNRNQLLYFLLANILTGFTNMLVDTIHSRTFSAMFVLHLYMFANVLIMYMLQAKNIVVKWW from the coding sequence ATGTCTCACAAGCTGGTCAAAGAGGACTTCGTAAGTAACCTGAATGGAACGACCTTGCTTGAGCTTTCGGTCATCTTACCCATACCACCATTATGTCTGCTTTCCCGGGGTCTGCTGTTGACCTTGTATTTCCTCCACCATGGAACACCTTTACATTCAAAGAGTGGCCGTTTTCTTCTAGACTTTACTGTTTTAGTCATCCCTTCACTGCTCCTCTGTACAATTTTTGCTCCTGTTCTCCCTGCGATTGTACTCTTCATGACAGTGTTCTGCGCAGgcttgatttttaaaatatacagtCGAAGGACAAATTATGTTAAAGTGCCACTTGAGCAAATCCTAAGGGATTTCCTGAGGACAAACTTGAAGCCAAAGTACATTCCTTCGATATCCGTGTTTCGAGCGTATATGAACGTGTTGACATCCATCAACATTCTGGCAGTGGATTTTCCACAGTACCCCCGACGATACGCCAAGACCGAAACCTATGGGACTGGACTAATGGATTTTGGGGTAGGAGCTTTTGTTTTTGGGAATGCCGTGGTGTGTCCTGAAGTTCGGTTGAAACCTGGGGCTGTACAACGCAATTCCTTTTACCTTACCAAGCAGTTCTCATCTGtctggcctctgctcctccttggCTTTGGCCGACTGATGAGTGTTAAAGCCATTGACTATCACGAACATACCTCGGAATATGGCGTGCACTGGAATTTTTTCTTCACTTTAGCCTCTGTACGAATCACAGCATCTCTGCTCTTGACTGCGTTCCCTGTGCGCAAAGCATGGATCGTGGCTGTGACACTTGCTGTAGGTTATGAATGCTTTCTTTCCCTTACGCCTCTGAAGATGTTTATCATGCACGGGAGCAACGGCCAGGGTTCAAGGACTGGCTTTTTAAATGCCAACAGAGAAGGCTTATTTTCCATTGCAGGCTACCTTGCCATCTACATGGCTAGTGTCCAAGTGGGTTTATTTTTGTTAAGGAAGAGAAGCTCGGTCAGAGAGTGGTTTGGAGTGATCTGCTCCCTGCTGCTGACATTTTTCCTTCTGTTTATTTGTCTCAATTTCTGTCAAACCTATGTAGACACCACATCCCGACGGATGGGAAACCTCTCCTTTTGCCTGTGGATCGTCGCTTATTGCCTGCTGCTCTTTGGTGCTTACTTGTTGGCCGATCTTGCTTTGGTGTTTGCAAAGCTGCTGGTGGATGGTGCTACCGTTCCTGCCAGCTGGAACATAGTGCCACTGTCAGAGACAAATAAAAAACAAGACTCAGAAACTAATGATAGGAAACCAATACCTCAGGACCTGTGTCTGATCACTGCTGTGAACAGAAATCAACTACTGTATTTCTTGCTTGCCAACATTTTGACTGGCTTCACAAACATGCTGGTTGATACGATCCATAGCAGGACCTTCTCGGCCATGTTTGTTCTGCACCTCTATATGTTTGCAAATGTTTTAATTATGTATATGTTGCAAGCCAAAAATATCGTTGTTAAGTGGTGGTAA